Proteins encoded together in one Halothermothrix orenii H 168 window:
- a CDS encoding ABC transporter substrate-binding protein, with amino-acid sequence MKRSLILTLSVFLVLVLSVSAFAATEITVWYHSGRGGEREVIEDQVKRFNAMQDEVKIKLVQLPEGSYNEQVQAAAMSGDLPDVLDLDGPFIANYAWSGYLRPLEDYVSPELKEDLLPSILAQGTYQGHLYALGTFDSGLAIWGNKEYLEDVGARIPTSVEDAWTFTEFMDILKKLKEHPDVKYPLDFKINYGKGEWFSYGFSPIFQAFGADLINRDNFTTAEGVLNGPEAMAAAWFQALFEQGYANPNPPGDTEFTNGDAALSWCGHWGYNQYKDALGDDVVLIPMPKFATQVTGMGSWAWSITQNCENPEAAWKFIEFILQPEEIVKMTNANGAVPSRLSAAKLSEPYKPGGELRIFVEQLQKIAVERPVTPAYPTITDAFATAIDNIINGGDIRYELNEAVRAIDEEIEFMGLAQ; translated from the coding sequence ATGAAAAGGAGTCTTATTTTAACACTATCAGTTTTCCTGGTACTGGTCTTGTCCGTATCCGCATTTGCTGCTACTGAAATTACCGTATGGTATCACTCCGGCAGGGGTGGGGAAAGAGAAGTAATTGAGGATCAGGTTAAAAGGTTTAATGCCATGCAGGATGAAGTCAAGATAAAACTTGTTCAGTTGCCTGAAGGTAGTTATAACGAACAGGTTCAGGCTGCTGCCATGTCAGGGGACCTGCCCGATGTACTTGACCTTGATGGTCCTTTTATTGCCAACTATGCCTGGTCCGGGTACCTTCGTCCCTTAGAAGATTATGTTAGTCCGGAACTTAAAGAGGATCTCTTACCCTCTATTTTAGCCCAGGGAACCTACCAGGGTCACCTGTATGCTCTGGGAACCTTTGATTCAGGACTGGCTATCTGGGGTAACAAGGAATATTTAGAAGATGTCGGAGCCCGTATTCCAACCAGTGTTGAAGATGCCTGGACATTTACTGAATTTATGGATATCCTGAAAAAGCTTAAAGAACATCCTGATGTAAAATATCCACTCGACTTTAAAATTAACTATGGTAAGGGTGAATGGTTCAGCTACGGTTTCTCTCCTATTTTCCAGGCTTTTGGAGCCGATTTAATTAATCGTGATAACTTCACTACTGCAGAAGGTGTTTTAAACGGACCGGAAGCTATGGCTGCTGCCTGGTTCCAGGCCTTGTTTGAACAGGGTTATGCTAATCCTAACCCTCCGGGAGATACTGAGTTTACAAATGGTGATGCTGCATTATCATGGTGTGGACACTGGGGTTATAATCAGTATAAGGATGCCCTCGGTGATGATGTTGTCCTGATTCCCATGCCCAAATTCGCAACCCAGGTAACAGGAATGGGTTCCTGGGCCTGGAGTATAACTCAAAACTGTGAAAATCCAGAAGCAGCCTGGAAGTTCATAGAGTTTATATTACAGCCAGAAGAAATAGTAAAGATGACCAATGCCAATGGTGCTGTACCATCCAGACTTTCTGCCGCCAAATTATCAGAACCCTATAAGCCCGGTGGAGAATTAAGGATTTTTGTTGAACAGCTGCAGAAAATAGCTGTAGAACGCCCTGTAACTCCAGCTTATCCGACTATTACTGATGCCTTTGCTACTGCTATTGATAACATTATTAACGGTGGCGACATCAGGTATGAACTCAACGAAGCCGTTAGAGCAATTGACGAAGAAATTGAGTTTATGGGTCTTGCTCAATAA
- a CDS encoding ferritin-like domain-containing protein: MELTLTNEAGMGITKETGLEETVEMNFTGETNEVGLYLAMARQAQREGYPEAAEVFKRIAWEEAEHAAIFAELNGKISSSTKENIENMLKGEQGSNRGKREAAVQAKEEGIDKAHDYFDITSLDEARHARMLEGLLNRYFY; the protein is encoded by the coding sequence TTGGAATTAACTTTAACCAATGAAGCTGGAATGGGAATAACAAAGGAAACAGGACTGGAAGAAACTGTAGAAATGAATTTTACGGGGGAGACAAACGAAGTCGGGCTATATCTGGCCATGGCCCGACAGGCCCAGCGAGAAGGTTATCCTGAGGCTGCAGAAGTATTTAAAAGAATTGCCTGGGAGGAAGCAGAACATGCCGCTATCTTTGCAGAATTAAATGGAAAGATATCTTCCAGCACTAAAGAAAATATTGAAAACATGCTAAAAGGGGAACAGGGGTCAAACCGTGGGAAAAGAGAAGCAGCTGTCCAGGCTAAAGAAGAAGGAATAGACAAAGCTCATGATTATTTTGATATAACATCTCTTGATGAGGCCCGGCATGCCAGAATGCTTGAGGGGCTGTTAAACCGATATTTTTATTAA
- a CDS encoding DUF503 domain-containing protein has translation MVIGTCIFKLRIPMATSLKEKRRVLKSFITRARNKYNISISEIGDNDVWQRAEVGIATIANSRKYVDRLISSIVDFAEDFNGFDVTDYTVEII, from the coding sequence ATGGTAATCGGGACCTGTATCTTTAAATTGCGAATACCGATGGCTACGTCCTTAAAAGAAAAGAGGAGAGTATTAAAAAGCTTTATAACCAGGGCCAGGAATAAATATAATATTTCTATTTCAGAGATTGGTGATAATGATGTCTGGCAAAGGGCAGAAGTGGGTATAGCTACTATTGCTAATTCCCGTAAATATGTGGACCGTCTTATTTCCAGTATTGTTGATTTTGCAGAAGACTTTAATGGATTTGACGTAACCGATTATACGGTTGAAATAATCTAG
- a CDS encoding LacI family DNA-binding transcriptional regulator codes for MGLTIKDIAQKAGVSTATVSRVLNNSKPVSPQLKKKVLKVVEETGYRPNALARGLIKKHTALIGVIIPDVANLNFAEMIKGIEQVADENNFDIILSSSGANVDKELEIFDVFIEKQLDGIIFSGVFFTDRHKEFFNKYNIPTVIVGQNFPGVELPSVTINNFQAAYEATSYLIELGHRRIGMITGPLKDIAAGLDRYRGFSAALKEYKVKEIEEYVVEGDFNIDSGYRCMEDILTGKEVPPTAIFAASDKIAIGAMNCCYDKGYKVPDDISIIGFDDTEVASVVRPSLTTIHQNHQEIGSTTAQLLIDRIKGRHNRAINVQLPYRLIERESTRKIR; via the coding sequence ATGGGACTTACTATTAAAGATATTGCCCAAAAAGCAGGTGTGTCTACAGCTACTGTTTCCAGAGTTCTTAATAACAGTAAACCGGTTAGCCCACAACTTAAGAAAAAAGTTTTAAAAGTAGTAGAAGAAACGGGTTACCGGCCCAATGCCCTGGCCCGGGGTTTAATAAAAAAACATACTGCTTTAATTGGTGTTATTATACCGGATGTTGCTAATCTAAATTTTGCCGAAATGATTAAGGGGATAGAACAGGTTGCTGATGAAAACAATTTTGATATCATTCTATCCAGTTCCGGGGCTAATGTCGATAAAGAGTTAGAAATATTTGATGTATTTATAGAAAAACAGCTGGATGGGATTATTTTTTCCGGTGTTTTCTTTACTGACAGACATAAAGAGTTTTTTAATAAGTATAATATCCCGACTGTTATTGTTGGTCAAAATTTCCCCGGTGTCGAACTTCCATCAGTAACTATAAATAATTTTCAGGCTGCCTATGAAGCTACTTCATATCTAATAGAACTGGGACATCGGAGGATTGGAATGATAACCGGTCCTTTAAAAGATATTGCAGCCGGGCTTGATAGATACCGTGGTTTCAGTGCAGCTTTAAAGGAATATAAGGTCAAAGAAATTGAGGAATATGTTGTTGAAGGTGATTTTAATATAGATAGTGGATACCGGTGTATGGAGGATATTCTTACCGGGAAAGAGGTACCACCAACAGCTATTTTTGCAGCTTCAGACAAGATCGCTATTGGAGCGATGAATTGCTGTTATGATAAAGGTTATAAAGTTCCTGACGATATATCGATTATCGGGTTTGATGATACAGAGGTAGCCTCGGTTGTAAGACCAAGTTTAACCACTATTCATCAAAACCACCAGGAGATAGGTTCCACCACTGCTCAGCTTTTAATTGACAGGATTAAAGGTAGACATAACCGGGCTATCAATGTGCAGCTGCCGTACAGGCTTATAGAGAGGGAAAGCACCAGGAAAATAAGATGA
- a CDS encoding glycoside hydrolase family 2 protein, with translation MDGAIIELNGNWLIKHDPEDKLEKEGIMYRDSIETAGWNRIEVPSHWQNQGYDYQGVVWYLKEFKVENDRLDDNRKAFLNFKGVDYRCQVWLNGVYFGTHEGDFDSFEFEVSDFLKQENRLLVKVESYVDRRPEFKTTLKGGNYHWDCLPVKQQGLKDCPEVPSASNPQYPNPVVNPGGIWKPVFLEITEPFRVEELFITPEFKGSQKEVELYIKGKVYNWTDDPVSCQGNIKLIPDNFRGDSFVKDIDLYLTPGYNYISLKMELNRPELWWTWDLGNPNLYRFELKLNDENDRQIIKYTRLIGIRKVEKGSNWELYLNGKRFFARGTNYLSDHYLSRTDKERYDTDIEMMVEANMNMVRVFSHMEKDYFYEECDRRGILVFQDLPFQWGYEPDPVIIERARSISERFVKKLYNHPSIFLWCCHSESRYHDYNKLDRIVEATIRKIDPGRPVWRDSVIMTSGEPPEYFGSLDEFEDYVSANISVHWVGWYWGEIGDAEYYNPLFITEFGTQSLPGIESLKKFIPEEKLWPPDWDEYRYRGFQTNIYQENMGSFPEKLEDLVRITQDYQHKFYKKHIEALRRKKYRNVNGLLQFHFVNTWPAIDWSIIDYYRKPKKAYFTVKDAFKPVLVSFTAIFNQGSVEARAWVVNDYHHSLEDLTLRWEITGKEEHINKEVEIPVIEADLAGIIAREIISGDFKEIRVRGELIDKSGKVLSANKDTLIPLKKYKYVERVDGVKVNRKADAI, from the coding sequence ATGGATGGAGCAATAATTGAACTAAACGGCAACTGGCTTATCAAACATGACCCTGAAGATAAACTGGAAAAAGAGGGGATTATGTACCGGGACAGTATTGAGACTGCAGGATGGAATAGAATTGAGGTTCCGTCCCACTGGCAAAATCAGGGTTATGATTATCAGGGAGTGGTCTGGTATTTAAAAGAATTTAAAGTTGAAAATGATAGACTTGATGATAACAGGAAAGCTTTTCTGAATTTTAAAGGTGTTGATTATAGATGTCAGGTCTGGTTAAATGGGGTTTATTTCGGTACCCATGAAGGGGATTTTGATAGTTTTGAATTTGAAGTATCAGATTTTTTAAAGCAAGAAAATAGATTGCTTGTAAAAGTAGAGAGCTATGTAGACAGAAGACCGGAATTTAAAACAACCCTCAAAGGAGGGAATTACCACTGGGATTGTTTACCTGTTAAACAACAGGGATTAAAGGATTGTCCTGAGGTTCCGTCAGCGTCCAATCCGCAGTATCCAAATCCTGTAGTAAACCCCGGTGGTATCTGGAAGCCTGTTTTTCTTGAGATTACAGAACCTTTCCGGGTTGAAGAATTGTTTATTACCCCGGAGTTTAAGGGTTCTCAAAAAGAGGTTGAGCTATATATAAAGGGTAAGGTCTATAACTGGACCGATGACCCGGTCTCCTGCCAGGGAAATATTAAACTTATCCCTGATAATTTTAGAGGAGACTCATTTGTAAAAGATATTGACCTGTATTTGACCCCCGGATATAACTATATATCCCTTAAAATGGAACTTAACAGACCTGAATTATGGTGGACATGGGATCTGGGAAATCCTAATTTATATAGATTTGAACTAAAACTGAATGATGAAAACGACCGTCAGATTATAAAATATACCCGTTTAATCGGTATCAGGAAAGTTGAAAAGGGTAGTAACTGGGAGCTTTACTTAAACGGAAAGAGATTTTTTGCCCGTGGTACCAATTATCTTTCCGACCATTACCTCTCAAGAACCGATAAAGAACGTTATGATACTGATATAGAGATGATGGTTGAGGCCAATATGAATATGGTCAGGGTTTTTTCCCATATGGAAAAAGATTACTTCTATGAAGAGTGTGACCGCAGGGGAATTCTGGTTTTTCAGGATTTACCCTTTCAGTGGGGTTATGAGCCTGACCCGGTAATCATTGAACGGGCCAGGAGCATTTCTGAAAGATTTGTTAAAAAATTGTATAACCACCCTTCAATTTTCCTGTGGTGCTGTCACAGTGAGTCAAGGTATCATGATTACAATAAACTTGACCGGATTGTAGAAGCTACAATAAGAAAAATTGACCCCGGGCGGCCGGTCTGGAGGGACTCAGTGATTATGACTTCTGGTGAACCTCCAGAATATTTTGGAAGCCTGGATGAATTCGAAGACTATGTCAGTGCCAATATCAGTGTCCACTGGGTTGGCTGGTACTGGGGAGAGATAGGGGATGCCGAATATTATAATCCCCTGTTTATAACTGAATTTGGGACCCAGTCTTTACCAGGTATCGAATCTTTAAAAAAGTTTATACCTGAAGAGAAATTATGGCCACCTGATTGGGATGAATACCGTTATCGTGGTTTTCAAACCAATATCTATCAGGAAAATATGGGTAGTTTCCCCGAGAAATTGGAGGACCTGGTCAGGATAACCCAGGATTATCAGCATAAATTTTATAAAAAGCATATTGAAGCCTTGAGGAGAAAGAAATACAGGAATGTTAATGGATTGTTACAGTTCCACTTTGTCAATACATGGCCTGCAATTGACTGGTCAATAATAGATTATTACCGGAAACCAAAGAAGGCGTACTTTACTGTGAAAGATGCCTTTAAACCGGTTTTAGTATCCTTTACCGCTATATTTAATCAGGGCTCTGTTGAGGCCAGAGCCTGGGTAGTCAATGATTATCACCATTCCCTTGAAGACCTTACTTTAAGGTGGGAGATAACCGGGAAAGAAGAACATATTAATAAAGAGGTTGAAATACCGGTTATCGAAGCGGATTTAGCTGGCATTATTGCCAGGGAAATAATTTCCGGTGATTTTAAAGAAATCAGGGTAAGGGGTGAACTCATCGATAAGTCAGGTAAAGTTCTTTCTGCTAATAAAGATACCTTGATTCCCCTGAAGAAATATAAATATGTTGAAAGGGTAGACGGAGTAAAGGTTAACAGAAAAGCTGACGCCATTTAA
- a CDS encoding carbohydrate ABC transporter permease: MNRNNKATIATFLLPAGILLLLFMIIPFFMAFGLSFTNQRLIPGPRGTQFIGLYNYSKLFSDRLFWTGLKNNFIFVLIVVPLQTAFALGLALLVNMKLKLSKFFRTMYFVPTVTTMIVVSVIWSFLYHPEGLINGFLSFVSGGSLESIDFLRETRWAFPSIMFMSIWQGVGFQMLIFLAGLQEIPESLYEAAEIDGANSFKRFLYITLPQLKNTTIFVIISTTILAFRLFTQVFVMTNGGPRNSTYTVMLHIYNMAFKRLNIGYGSALTVIFFSIILIISLIQKFVLGEEREVG, encoded by the coding sequence ATGAACAGGAATAATAAAGCCACTATAGCCACCTTTTTACTTCCGGCAGGTATTCTGCTATTGTTGTTTATGATTATTCCTTTTTTCATGGCCTTTGGCCTTTCCTTTACAAATCAGAGATTAATACCTGGACCCCGGGGGACGCAGTTCATTGGTTTATATAATTATAGCAAGTTATTTTCAGACAGGTTATTCTGGACCGGACTTAAAAACAATTTTATTTTTGTATTAATAGTGGTTCCTTTACAGACTGCTTTTGCCCTGGGGCTGGCTTTATTAGTAAATATGAAGCTGAAGCTCAGTAAATTTTTCAGGACAATGTATTTTGTACCAACGGTGACAACAATGATTGTTGTTTCTGTAATCTGGAGTTTCCTGTACCATCCTGAAGGTCTTATCAACGGTTTTCTATCCTTTGTCTCAGGAGGCTCTCTAGAAAGTATTGACTTTTTAAGGGAGACCAGATGGGCCTTTCCTTCAATTATGTTTATGTCAATCTGGCAGGGAGTTGGGTTCCAGATGCTGATTTTCCTGGCCGGACTCCAGGAAATTCCTGAATCCCTTTACGAAGCAGCGGAAATAGATGGGGCCAATTCTTTTAAACGCTTTCTTTATATAACATTACCCCAGCTGAAAAATACGACCATCTTTGTTATTATCTCAACAACAATATTAGCCTTCAGACTATTTACCCAGGTTTTTGTAATGACTAACGGTGGTCCGCGGAATTCAACCTATACAGTGATGCTTCATATCTATAATATGGCCTTTAAGAGATTAAATATCGGGTATGGTTCGGCATTAACGGTTATCTTTTTTTCAATAATCCTGATTATATCCCTTATCCAGAAGTTTGTATTGGGTGAAGAAAGGGAGGTGGGTTAA
- a CDS encoding carbohydrate ABC transporter permease, with product MVLKSRKKVITYIVMFALMLFFFFPLLYMLSVSFNPDEMDILESMASIRAFFPGDFSLKNYFDVFDRMPFGRFLFNSLFIVSTTIILGLVANSMAAFGLARFNFKGRGLMLAGVIALMIIPFEAIAVPLLLITNKFGWLDSYKVQIIPFIANPFYIFLLYQFFTKFPKELEEAAIIDGAGWHRIFWQVALPLSKPILSSVAILHFLMQWGSFLWPKMVTRGPEFRPLTVAMQVFFGQYPRNWGDIMSFAAMMTLPVLILFVILQDAYVNSVTRSGIK from the coding sequence ATGGTCCTTAAATCCAGAAAAAAGGTCATTACCTATATAGTTATGTTTGCACTAATGTTATTCTTTTTCTTTCCCCTCTTATATATGCTATCTGTTTCTTTTAACCCTGATGAAATGGATATTCTGGAAAGTATGGCCTCTATCAGGGCTTTCTTTCCTGGAGATTTCAGTTTAAAAAATTATTTTGATGTCTTTGATAGAATGCCCTTTGGTAGATTCCTCTTTAATTCATTGTTTATAGTCAGTACTACTATCATTCTGGGATTAGTAGCCAACAGTATGGCCGCTTTTGGCCTGGCCCGGTTTAACTTTAAAGGGAGGGGCCTGATGCTGGCCGGTGTTATTGCCCTGATGATAATACCCTTTGAGGCAATCGCGGTACCCCTTTTACTGATTACCAATAAGTTTGGATGGCTTGACAGTTATAAAGTTCAGATAATACCCTTTATTGCCAATCCGTTTTATATCTTTCTGTTATATCAGTTTTTTACCAAGTTTCCCAAAGAGCTTGAGGAAGCGGCCATTATTGATGGAGCTGGATGGCACAGGATTTTCTGGCAGGTAGCTCTACCTTTATCAAAGCCGATTTTATCAAGTGTAGCTATTCTTCATTTTCTTATGCAGTGGGGTTCCTTCCTCTGGCCGAAAATGGTTACCAGGGGTCCTGAATTCAGGCCACTGACTGTGGCCATGCAGGTCTTTTTTGGACAGTATCCCCGTAACTGGGGTGACATTATGTCCTTTGCCGCGATGATGACCCTGCCGGTGTTAATTTTGTTTGTAATTCTCCAGGATGCTTATGTTAACAGTGTTACCAGGAGTGGTATTAAATAA